DNA sequence from the Thermococcus gammatolerans EJ3 genome:
CGGTCGGAACCCTCAGCGTTATTACGGTACCTCTACCCTCCTCACTGCTTACGTGAACGCTACCGTGGAGTTCCCTTATCGACTCCATAACCACGCTCAGACCAAAGCCCCTTCCGCTCTCCTCAGAAACTTCCCTCTCCGTGCTCATTCCCGGCTTAAATATCAGCATAAGCGCTTCCTTCCTAGAGAGCCTCTTGGCTTCTTCCGGTGTTATTATGCCCCTCTCTACAGCTCGTTTCTTGACCTCACTGATGTCGATTCCCCTCCCGTCATCGCGAACGCTGACCTCAACGTAGCTCGGATGAGGAACGATGCTTATCTCGATGAGCCCCTCAGGGGGCTTTCCAATTCTGAGCCTTTCTTCACTCCCCTCAATACCGTGAATAACGGCGTTTCTAAGTATGTGCACGAGTGCCTCCCATACGACGGCGGCCACCATCCTATCGACGGCGACGTCCTCTCCCAGGATAGTAACTTTAACCCGCTTTCCTTTCTCCGCTGCCAGCTTTTCGATAGAAGGTATCAGCTCTGCTATCCTGTCCCTGAGTTTGACAGTCCGAAGGGAAGTAACCGTCTTCCTCAGCCTCTCGATGGTTTCCAAAAGTTTACCGCTCAGCTCCTCTATCTGCTCGGGATTGAAACTGCCAGAGGTTATATCTCTCAACCATTCTCCAATCGCTACAAGCTCACCTAGAGAGTAAAGAAGCTCGTCCAGAGCTGAAACATCAACGGGAATAGTTCTCTTCCGTGACCTGAAGGGTAATGGCCTGATTTTTTTACCCGAGAACGATTTCCGTTCCGTGGACTCCCCTTCCGGCTCCCCGATCTTAATAACATCTCGAACCCCCGGGTGGCGAAGAACTAACTCCCTGACTCTCTCGAATGACAGCTCGCTTTCCAAAAGTACCTCAAAGAAACTCTCACCAAGCAGCATACCATCTTTTATCTCCCCCTCTGGGGGATTCACCGACAGTACCCTACCCGCCTTCCTGAGGTCTTGGATGATAAGAAGCGCCCGTGCAGCCTTAAAAGGAGTCTCCTCTGTAAGGTAAATCCTGAGCCTGAGCTTTCCTTCTTTTCTTTCGTTTTGTCCTCCATGCCCAAGCACCTCCACTTTTCTGACACCGTTCACGGAACCGAGCTCTTCCTTGATTTCATCTGGGCTTAATGGACTCTCAATAACAAGTTTAAGCCGTTCTCCCGGCTTAGTCCGGCCCTCGATAATATCATTAACGTCCGGCTCTGAAGATATCAGGTGACCCAGTCTCTGCAGTTTGGAAAGAACCGCAAAGGTCCACACAGGGATCTTCTCGGAAACAGGCTCAAAGCTCACAACAACCTCGTACCTTTTCTCCAGGGCAACCTTCAAAGGGGGGAGCTTTCCAGCTTTTCTCGAGGCGTTTTTAAGATAAAGGGTTGCCCTAGCTATCACAGGCGACAGTTCAACTTCCCTCTCGTCCCCAAAGTCCTCAATGGAATGTATCAGCCGGTCAATTGAGACTATTAGCTCCCGAATTATGGAGAGAAGGTCCTCGTCCAGGGAAAGGTTACCCGAGCGGATCATATCCAGAATCGTCTCGAGCCAGTGCGCAGCCTGGGTAAGCTTTGGAAACCCAGCCAAGGAAGCCGTGCCCTTAATCGTGTGGGCACTCCGTATCATTTCCTCGACGGTCTTTGAAAGATTTTCCTCATCACCACTAAGCCGGGAAAAAAGCTCTTTGAGCTCCACAACCTTTTCTCTTGCTTCTTCCAGGAAACTCCCGATATAGTTTGCCCCGATGATGGTCACCCCCGTAAAGGCCGGCCGGGTAGTGCACCTCTGAGACAGTGAATCTCTAGCTCTTTCCAGCCTCCCTACCCCGGCCGGCCACCTATTCCTGGCTCGATAGTACTCTCTCGACTTCTTTGAGCACCTGTGAGGGTTCAAAGGGCTTGACTATATATCCGGAGGCCCCGGCTTCTATGCACTCTATAAGTTTCTTATCATTATCCACAGAGGTTATCATGATAACTTTGGCATTGGGATCAATTTTCTTTATCTCCTGCAGGGCAGTTATACCGTCCATGTCCGGCATTATTATATCAAGTGTTATAACATCGGGGCGGAGCTTTGAGTAGAGTTCAATCGCTTCCTTACCAGTGGATGCCTCACCAACTACCTCATGCCCGGCCTC
Encoded proteins:
- a CDS encoding ATP-binding protein; its protein translation is MTIIGANYIGSFLEEAREKVVELKELFSRLSGDEENLSKTVEEMIRSAHTIKGTASLAGFPKLTQAAHWLETILDMIRSGNLSLDEDLLSIIRELIVSIDRLIHSIEDFGDEREVELSPVIARATLYLKNASRKAGKLPPLKVALEKRYEVVVSFEPVSEKIPVWTFAVLSKLQRLGHLISSEPDVNDIIEGRTKPGERLKLVIESPLSPDEIKEELGSVNGVRKVEVLGHGGQNERKEGKLRLRIYLTEETPFKAARALLIIQDLRKAGRVLSVNPPEGEIKDGMLLGESFFEVLLESELSFERVRELVLRHPGVRDVIKIGEPEGESTERKSFSGKKIRPLPFRSRKRTIPVDVSALDELLYSLGELVAIGEWLRDITSGSFNPEQIEELSGKLLETIERLRKTVTSLRTVKLRDRIAELIPSIEKLAAEKGKRVKVTILGEDVAVDRMVAAVVWEALVHILRNAVIHGIEGSEERLRIGKPPEGLIEISIVPHPSYVEVSVRDDGRGIDISEVKKRAVERGIITPEEAKRLSRKEALMLIFKPGMSTEREVSEESGRGFGLSVVMESIRELHGSVHVSSEEGRGTVITLRVPTDVLIIPVYIVEVGGKKYAIPSIGILDSFKLGAESVRKVGSVYVAAHTSGIFPAVLLHDIVEDFAPLPEGEVEGLLFQFDKDGKEKVLVLVDRILGKKETVVRSLRSLVPSAEVEKSVFTGVIIMGGREPVPLIDLISLMEGLVCEKR
- a CDS encoding response regulator, whose protein sequence is MARILIVDDALFARILLRKIFTEAGHEVVGEASTGKEAIELYSKLRPDVITLDIIMPDMDGITALQEIKKIDPNAKVIMITSVDNDKKLIECIEAGASGYIVKPFEPSQVLKEVERVLSSQE